The following are encoded together in the Actinoplanes sp. N902-109 genome:
- a CDS encoding cellulose binding domain-containing protein — MLQFPLAAVTAAALLSPVAADTYACQVKYGFASTWQTGFQANIDITNVGEAVLYGWTLAFALPAGQSLVQGWNADFKVTDAGLEATAKDYNRVVVPQAAAHPQFIGAGTAPFAKPVVFYVNGIRCSVV; from the coding sequence GTGCTTCAGTTTCCGCTTGCCGCTGTGACCGCCGCCGCCCTGCTGTCGCCGGTGGCCGCCGATACCTATGCCTGTCAGGTCAAGTACGGGTTCGCCTCGACGTGGCAGACCGGCTTCCAGGCCAACATCGACATCACCAACGTCGGTGAGGCGGTGCTGTACGGCTGGACGCTCGCCTTCGCGCTGCCGGCCGGTCAGAGTCTCGTCCAGGGCTGGAACGCCGACTTCAAGGTCACCGATGCCGGGCTGGAGGCGACCGCGAAGGACTACAACCGGGTGGTGGTCCCGCAAGCCGCGGCGCACCCGCAGTTCATCGGTGCCGGCACCGCGCCGTTCGCCAAGCCGGTGGTGTTCTACGTGAACGGGATCCGCTGTTCGGTTGTCTGA
- a CDS encoding DUF4394 domain-containing protein, with amino-acid sequence MNTTIKKSLAAATAFLAATAGALAATTGSSSAAAGTGLRAYAITADGRKMATFTVDKPDTFDWVRNITGLVGDTRAVGLDFRPNDGQLYLVGDKGGIYTIGIPSAVTTKVSQLQVPLSGVNFGVDFNPAANRLRVISDSGQDLRHNLDDHTTVSDPVLTTPPASGTTTGVIGSAYTNNDLNSATATTLFNVNTTADQVVIQSPANNGTLAATGALGIDAQLVGGMDIYSTLSNGKTVNNTAFASLVPYGGVSGLYSINLLTGEASFLGEFVLDTRDIALSLTGM; translated from the coding sequence ATGAACACGACCATCAAGAAGAGCCTTGCCGCCGCGACCGCGTTCCTGGCTGCCACCGCCGGCGCCCTGGCCGCCACCACCGGCAGCAGCAGCGCCGCCGCCGGGACCGGACTGCGCGCGTACGCCATCACCGCCGACGGCAGGAAGATGGCCACCTTCACCGTCGACAAGCCGGACACCTTCGACTGGGTCAGGAACATCACCGGCCTGGTCGGCGACACCAGGGCGGTCGGCCTCGACTTCCGCCCGAACGACGGCCAGCTCTACCTCGTCGGCGACAAGGGCGGCATCTACACCATCGGCATCCCGTCCGCGGTCACCACGAAGGTGTCGCAGTTGCAGGTGCCGTTGTCGGGCGTCAACTTCGGCGTCGACTTCAACCCGGCGGCCAACCGGCTGCGGGTGATCAGTGACTCCGGCCAGGACCTGCGGCACAACCTCGACGACCACACCACGGTGTCCGACCCGGTGCTGACCACGCCACCGGCGTCGGGCACGACGACCGGGGTCATCGGGTCCGCCTACACCAACAACGACCTGAACTCGGCCACCGCGACCACGCTGTTCAACGTCAACACGACAGCCGACCAGGTGGTCATCCAGTCACCGGCCAACAACGGCACGCTCGCCGCCACCGGGGCGCTGGGCATCGACGCGCAACTGGTGGGTGGCATGGACATCTACTCCACCCTGTCCAACGGCAAGACCGTGAACAACACCGCGTTCGCCAGCCTGGTGCCGTACGGCGGGGTCTCGGGTCTCTACAGCATCAACCTGTTGACCGGCGAGGCCTCGTTCCTCGGTGAGTTCGTCCTCGACACCCGCGACATCGCCCTGTCGCTGACCGGCATGTGA
- the lanKC gene encoding class III lanthionine synthetase LanKC, protein MDKRYDSYCAVDPLFYDSVTNTEAVIAEFAPDRPLPRGWQRDVHDDWTLCGPSGDKLPEQGWKIHVSAGLDNAERVLDLVWDYCVARGIGFKFLRGPKMLLLRNSKYAARGASGKFITVYPHDEAELARACAELAALLAGEHGPYILSDLRYGPGPVHLRYGAFAARYCLSEDGDVVPALADPTGTLVPDRRDPVFHVPEWVQLPEFLAPHLAARNAVSTTEVPYAIEEALHFSNGGGLYRGRDTRTGQAVVLKEARPGAGLDATGTDAITRLRRERDTLRALADVPGVVRVHDDFVLGEHEFLVLDYVDATPLNKALVDRYPLVDADSTGTQRAGFSAWATHVHGQIERIVHDIHGHGIVYGDLHLFNVLVDDQDRVTLLDFEVARPAAERGLPALRNQAFAAPRDRTGFAVDDYALACMRLSLFLPLTSVLRLAPAKVSHLAAIIAEHFPVDPDWLAEAVRVILGDRPAAPWSLPDDLPGRLAAGIAASATPVRKDRLFPGDIMQFHAGGVNLAHGAAGVLWALAECGFDRRPEHEQWLADRVRKPESGSRLGFYDGLHGVAYALHRLGRKEEALDLLELCLAEPRDGLSLDLASGLAGIGLTLGWFADQTGDPRLADEAEHVATLVALRLRAAPPAAAISGGKHPRAGLNHGASGIALLFLRRYERTGDPALLDLAATALRRDLVACVIRDNGAMDVNEGWRTMPYLAEGSTGVGLVLDQYLRHRGDEEFRAASAAIRRSARSPFYAQPGLFAGRAGIVAYLAVRVAHADPGDPARAEDVAELHRQAGLLSWHVLPYGEHFAMPGNQLLRLSMDLATGTAGGLLALTMAANPAVGLPFHHASPAPHDRAPGAAPAPAGSPAPELPARGR, encoded by the coding sequence ATGGACAAGCGCTACGACTCGTACTGCGCGGTTGACCCGCTGTTCTACGACTCCGTCACCAACACCGAGGCTGTCATCGCCGAGTTTGCGCCGGACCGCCCGCTTCCGCGGGGATGGCAGCGCGACGTCCACGACGACTGGACTTTGTGCGGTCCGTCCGGCGACAAGCTGCCCGAACAGGGCTGGAAGATCCACGTGTCGGCCGGCCTCGACAACGCCGAGCGGGTGCTGGACCTGGTGTGGGACTACTGCGTGGCCCGTGGGATCGGCTTCAAGTTCCTGCGTGGCCCCAAGATGCTGCTGCTGCGCAACTCGAAGTACGCGGCGCGCGGCGCCAGCGGCAAGTTCATCACCGTCTACCCGCACGACGAGGCCGAACTGGCCCGCGCCTGTGCCGAGCTCGCCGCGTTGCTCGCCGGTGAGCACGGGCCGTACATCCTGTCCGACCTGCGCTACGGGCCCGGACCGGTGCATCTGCGCTACGGCGCTTTCGCGGCCCGCTACTGCCTGTCCGAGGACGGCGATGTGGTGCCGGCGCTGGCCGACCCGACCGGCACGCTGGTGCCCGACCGCCGTGACCCGGTGTTCCACGTGCCCGAGTGGGTGCAGCTGCCGGAGTTCCTCGCCCCGCACCTGGCCGCTCGCAACGCGGTCAGCACCACCGAGGTGCCCTACGCGATCGAGGAGGCGCTGCACTTCTCCAACGGCGGAGGCCTGTACCGCGGCCGGGACACCCGCACCGGCCAGGCCGTCGTGCTCAAGGAGGCGCGGCCCGGGGCAGGGCTCGACGCCACCGGCACCGACGCGATCACCCGGCTGCGCCGCGAGCGCGACACCCTGCGTGCCCTGGCCGATGTGCCCGGCGTGGTGCGGGTGCACGACGACTTCGTCCTGGGCGAGCACGAGTTCCTCGTCCTGGACTACGTGGACGCCACACCGCTGAACAAGGCCCTCGTCGACCGCTACCCGCTGGTCGACGCGGACAGCACCGGGACGCAGCGCGCCGGGTTCAGCGCCTGGGCCACCCACGTGCACGGCCAGATCGAACGGATCGTGCATGACATCCACGGCCACGGCATCGTCTACGGCGACCTGCACCTGTTCAACGTGCTGGTCGACGACCAGGACCGGGTCACCCTGCTCGACTTCGAGGTGGCCCGCCCGGCCGCCGAACGCGGTCTGCCCGCGCTGCGCAACCAGGCGTTCGCCGCGCCCCGTGACCGCACCGGGTTCGCCGTCGACGACTACGCGCTGGCCTGCATGCGCCTGTCGCTGTTCCTGCCGCTGACCTCCGTGCTGCGGCTCGCCCCGGCCAAGGTCAGCCATCTCGCCGCCATCATCGCCGAGCACTTCCCGGTGGATCCGGACTGGCTCGCCGAGGCGGTCCGGGTGATCCTGGGCGACCGGCCGGCTGCGCCGTGGTCGCTCCCGGACGACCTGCCCGGGCGGCTCGCCGCTGGGATTGCGGCCAGTGCCACTCCGGTACGCAAGGACCGGCTCTTCCCCGGCGACATCATGCAGTTCCACGCCGGGGGAGTGAACCTGGCGCACGGTGCCGCCGGAGTGCTGTGGGCACTGGCCGAATGCGGCTTCGACCGTCGGCCGGAGCACGAGCAGTGGCTGGCCGACCGGGTGCGCAAGCCCGAGTCCGGCAGCCGGCTCGGCTTCTACGACGGGCTGCACGGCGTCGCGTACGCCCTGCACCGGCTGGGCCGCAAGGAGGAAGCGCTCGACCTGCTGGAGCTGTGCCTGGCCGAACCACGGGACGGGCTGAGCCTGGACCTGGCCTCCGGGCTGGCCGGCATCGGCCTCACCCTGGGCTGGTTCGCCGACCAGACCGGCGACCCGCGCCTCGCCGACGAGGCCGAGCACGTGGCCACGCTGGTCGCGCTGCGCCTGCGAGCCGCCCCACCGGCGGCCGCGATCAGCGGCGGCAAGCACCCCCGGGCCGGGCTCAACCACGGTGCCAGCGGCATCGCCCTGCTGTTCCTGCGCCGCTACGAGCGCACCGGCGACCCGGCCCTGCTCGATCTGGCCGCCACCGCGCTGCGCCGTGACCTGGTCGCCTGCGTCATCCGGGACAACGGTGCGATGGACGTCAACGAGGGCTGGCGCACCATGCCCTATCTCGCCGAGGGCAGCACCGGTGTCGGTCTCGTGCTCGACCAGTACCTGCGGCACCGGGGCGACGAGGAGTTCCGGGCGGCCTCCGCCGCGATCCGGCGCTCCGCCCGCTCCCCGTTCTACGCCCAGCCGGGGCTGTTCGCCGGGCGGGCCGGGATCGTCGCCTACCTGGCGGTCCGGGTGGCCCATGCCGACCCCGGCGACCCGGCCCGTGCCGAGGATGTCGCCGAGCTGCACCGGCAGGCCGGTCTGCTCTCCTGGCACGTGCTGCCCTACGGCGAGCACTTCGCGATGCCGGGCAACCAGCTGCTGCGGCTGTCCATGGACCTGGCAACCGGGACGGCGGGCGGGCTGCTGGCCCTGACCATGGCCGCCAACCCCGCTGTCGGCCTGCCGTTCCACCACGCGAGCCCCGCACCGCACGACCGTGCACCCGGTGCGGCGCCCGCCCCGGCCGGATCACCGGCCCCCGAACTTCCGGCGCGCGGAAGGTAA
- a CDS encoding SapB/AmfS family lanthipeptide — MTLLDLQGMSVSTKNGGHGGGGGSQASLLLCGDSSLSVTTCN; from the coding sequence ATGACGCTGCTCGACCTGCAGGGAATGTCCGTCTCGACCAAGAACGGCGGCCACGGTGGCGGCGGCGGCAGCCAGGCCAGCCTGCTGCTCTGCGGTGACAGCTCGCTGAGCGTCACGACCTGTAACTGA
- a CDS encoding ABC transporter ATP-binding protein: MADRSTALLLRCVRAAGGWAVLLAVSCLAGAAAQLALPALLGRAVDAVLTPGRSSAWWLGAVVVLVLVAAAGEVLSDLAAGAGTARATRRLRHLLLDRLLGMPPAAVRRYPAGDLVTRMVSQATDAGTAATAVILGVASALPPVGSLVALTLIDPWLSGALVLGMLLTAVLLRGFAREASGAARGYQRVQGDIAGRLVEALAGRRTIAAAGTTGTELARVLRPLPELHEHGRATWQALAVAAGRTALLGPLGQIGVLITGGLLLTGGRLTPGELLAALQYAALGAGLGALLSTLNRLVRARTGAGRAAEILAGPPLRHGGRALPDGPGELRLRGVTVRSGSGTVLDRIDLTVPGGTALAVVGRSGAGKSTLAAVAGRLCDPDAGAVLLDGVPLPELSRAALAAAIGYGFERPFLLGDRIHDVIALDRPGTAGGFVGAAAATAAIDDYIDRLPRGRCTPLADAPMSGGEAQRLGLARALYGSRLLILDDASSSLDSATEARITGALTRPADGRTRLLVTHRRTVAQRCDLVAWLAGGRLLALAPHAELWTDPAYRALFAAESAGVGA; encoded by the coding sequence ATGGCTGACCGGAGCACCGCGCTGCTGCTGCGTTGCGTGCGGGCCGCGGGCGGCTGGGCCGTGCTGCTGGCCGTGAGCTGTCTCGCCGGAGCCGCTGCCCAGCTGGCGCTGCCCGCCCTGCTCGGGCGCGCCGTCGACGCCGTGCTCACCCCGGGCCGATCGTCCGCGTGGTGGCTCGGCGCCGTGGTCGTGCTCGTCCTCGTCGCCGCCGCCGGCGAGGTGCTGAGCGACCTGGCCGCCGGGGCCGGCACCGCCCGGGCCACCCGCCGGCTGCGCCACCTGCTGCTGGACCGGCTGCTCGGGATGCCCCCGGCGGCGGTCCGCCGCTACCCGGCCGGCGACCTGGTCACCCGGATGGTGAGCCAGGCGACCGACGCGGGCACCGCCGCCACCGCCGTCATCCTCGGCGTCGCCTCCGCGCTGCCCCCGGTCGGCAGCCTCGTCGCGCTGACCCTGATCGACCCGTGGCTCAGCGGCGCGCTCGTGCTCGGCATGCTGCTGACCGCCGTGCTGCTGCGCGGCTTCGCCCGGGAGGCCTCCGGAGCGGCCCGCGGCTACCAGCGGGTCCAGGGCGACATCGCGGGACGCCTGGTCGAGGCCCTGGCCGGTCGCCGCACCATCGCCGCCGCCGGGACGACCGGCACCGAGCTCGCCCGGGTCCTGCGCCCCCTGCCCGAGCTGCACGAGCACGGCCGCGCCACCTGGCAGGCGCTGGCTGTCGCGGCCGGGCGCACCGCGCTGCTCGGCCCGCTGGGCCAGATCGGCGTGCTGATCACCGGCGGCCTCCTGCTCACCGGCGGGCGCCTCACGCCGGGCGAACTGCTCGCGGCCCTGCAGTACGCCGCGCTCGGGGCCGGTCTCGGCGCGCTGCTGTCCACCCTCAACCGGCTGGTGCGCGCCCGCACCGGCGCCGGGCGGGCCGCTGAGATCCTGGCCGGGCCACCGCTGCGGCACGGCGGCCGGGCACTGCCCGACGGGCCCGGTGAGCTGCGGCTGCGCGGTGTCACCGTACGGTCCGGTTCCGGTACGGTGCTCGACCGCATCGATCTCACCGTGCCCGGCGGCACCGCGCTGGCGGTGGTGGGCCGCTCCGGTGCGGGCAAGTCGACCCTGGCCGCGGTGGCGGGCCGGCTGTGCGACCCGGACGCCGGTGCCGTGCTGCTGGACGGCGTGCCGCTGCCCGAGCTGAGCCGCGCGGCCCTGGCCGCGGCGATCGGCTACGGCTTCGAACGCCCGTTCCTGCTCGGCGATCGCATCCACGACGTGATCGCCCTGGACCGGCCCGGGACGGCCGGCGGCTTCGTGGGGGCAGCGGCGGCCACGGCGGCGATCGACGACTACATCGACCGGCTGCCGCGGGGCCGGTGCACGCCGCTCGCCGACGCGCCCATGTCCGGCGGGGAGGCCCAGCGGCTCGGGCTGGCCCGCGCGCTGTACGGCAGCCGGCTGCTGATCCTCGACGACGCCTCGTCCAGCCTGGACAGCGCGACGGAGGCCCGGATCACCGGGGCGCTCACCCGGCCCGCCGACGGGCGCACCCGCCTGCTCGTCACCCATCGCCGCACCGTGGCCCAGCGCTGCGACCTGGTCGCCTGGCTGGCCGGCGGTCGCCTGCTCGCGCTGGCACCGCACGCCGAGCTCTGGACCGACCCGGCCTATCGCGCGCTCTTCGCCGCCGAGTCCGCGGGGGTGGGCGCATGA
- a CDS encoding ABC transporter ATP-binding protein, which translates to MTSYTRAELWRQRSALGRLAAWSVAEAAPALLSGLAVARAVDAGFLAGRPRTGLIWAGVYLLAVVAGAAGSRGAYGVLGDVVESFRDRLVTRVVTGALHRATGADGAADRGAIARLTHQVELVRDALGGLLTVVRGFAFGIVAAVLGLLGLAPVLAVVIGVPLLAGVLLFLALIPVLATRQRRYVLAGEDLAEAAEAVIRGHRDIVACGAQPWAVAAAGGPVDAQAAAERSVARAAALRGTALAIGGWLPLLCLLLAAPWLVRSQHVGAGALLGALVYVRQGLQPALHLLVQGLAAGGLRYAITLDRILTASEPPGTPRVASGSGATAGAAGATGCGGLRLCLRDVSFRYGATAAPVLERFDLDVADGDHLVIVGASGIGKSTLAGLMAGLLRPYRGKVLIAGVAPQAMPPAERAAARVLIPQEAYVFAGSLAENLSYLAPAATGDDLVRAVHLVGLEQVVTRLGGLSGQVDPAALSAGERQLIALARAWLAPAPLAILDEATSHLDPVAEARAEQAFARRAGALVVIAHRLSSARRGSRILMFDGAQPCLGTHASLLATSAAYRELTGFWDGDRSDPAGALGDVDRLDAVAGAGLGDDAGEVVADGAR; encoded by the coding sequence ATGACCAGCTACACGCGGGCCGAGCTGTGGCGGCAGCGGTCGGCGCTCGGCCGGCTCGCCGCCTGGTCGGTCGCCGAGGCCGCGCCCGCGCTGCTGTCCGGCCTCGCGGTGGCGCGGGCGGTCGACGCCGGTTTCCTCGCCGGGCGGCCGCGGACCGGGCTGATCTGGGCCGGGGTCTACCTGCTCGCCGTCGTCGCCGGGGCGGCCGGGTCACGCGGTGCCTACGGGGTCCTCGGCGACGTGGTGGAATCGTTCCGCGACCGGCTGGTGACCCGGGTGGTCACCGGGGCGTTGCACCGCGCGACCGGTGCGGACGGCGCCGCCGACCGCGGTGCGATCGCCCGGCTGACCCATCAGGTGGAGCTGGTCCGCGACGCGCTCGGTGGCCTGCTCACGGTGGTGCGCGGGTTCGCCTTCGGCATCGTGGCGGCGGTGCTCGGGCTGCTCGGTCTGGCCCCGGTCCTCGCCGTCGTGATCGGGGTGCCGTTGCTGGCCGGCGTCCTGCTGTTCCTGGCCCTGATCCCGGTGCTGGCCACCCGGCAGCGCCGCTACGTCCTGGCCGGGGAGGATCTCGCCGAGGCTGCCGAGGCGGTGATCCGCGGCCACCGCGACATCGTTGCCTGCGGCGCCCAGCCCTGGGCCGTGGCGGCGGCCGGCGGGCCGGTCGACGCGCAGGCCGCAGCCGAGCGGTCGGTGGCCCGGGCGGCAGCCCTGCGCGGCACCGCCCTGGCCATCGGTGGCTGGCTGCCGTTGCTCTGCCTGCTGCTGGCCGCGCCGTGGCTGGTCCGGTCGCAGCACGTCGGGGCCGGTGCGCTGCTGGGGGCGCTGGTCTATGTGCGGCAGGGGTTGCAGCCCGCTCTGCACCTGCTCGTCCAGGGGCTGGCGGCGGGTGGCCTGCGCTACGCCATCACCCTCGACCGCATCCTCACCGCGAGCGAGCCGCCGGGCACCCCCCGCGTCGCGAGCGGTTCCGGTGCGACCGCGGGCGCGGCCGGTGCGACCGGCTGCGGTGGGCTGCGGCTTTGCCTGCGGGACGTGTCGTTCCGGTACGGTGCCACGGCCGCGCCGGTGCTCGAGCGCTTCGACCTGGACGTGGCCGACGGTGACCACCTGGTGATCGTGGGAGCCAGTGGGATCGGCAAGTCCACCCTTGCCGGACTGATGGCGGGGCTGCTCCGGCCGTACCGGGGAAAGGTCTTGATCGCCGGGGTCGCGCCGCAGGCGATGCCACCCGCCGAGCGCGCGGCGGCGCGGGTCCTGATCCCGCAGGAGGCGTACGTGTTCGCCGGTTCGCTCGCGGAGAACCTGAGCTATCTGGCCCCCGCGGCGACCGGCGACGACCTGGTCCGGGCGGTGCACCTGGTCGGGCTGGAGCAGGTCGTGACGCGGCTCGGCGGGTTGTCCGGGCAGGTCGACCCGGCCGCGCTGTCGGCGGGGGAGCGCCAGCTGATCGCGCTGGCGCGGGCGTGGCTGGCACCGGCCCCGCTGGCGATCCTGGACGAGGCGACCTCCCATCTCGACCCGGTGGCCGAGGCCCGCGCGGAGCAGGCGTTCGCCCGGCGGGCGGGGGCGCTGGTCGTGATCGCGCACCGGCTGTCCTCGGCGCGACGGGGTTCGCGGATCCTGATGTTCGACGGGGCCCAGCCGTGTCTCGGGACGCACGCCTCGCTGCTGGCGACGTCCGCGGCGTACCGCGAACTGACGGGTTTCTGGGACGGCGACCGGTCAGATCCAGCCGGAGCGCTGGGCGATGTGGATCGCCTCGATGCGGTTGCGGGCGCCGGTCTTGGCGATGATGCGGGTGAGGTGGTTGCGGACGGTGCCCGGTGA
- a CDS encoding response regulator transcription factor: MVRILLAMRGGLLRGALRFVLSAEPDIDVIAECDAVDSTIDRVRDDDPDVTVLDLDLLSGGNAPVDAAGAAREAYAELPEAKVLVLVDPRRPGFGRRIADTPPSIGFLAQSAPPERVVDAIRLLVRGERVVDADLLVAALTSKGDLSTAELRVLQVAAGGLSVKEIAAELTLSPGTVRNHLTRIIAKTGARNRIEAIHIAQRSGWI, from the coding sequence GTGGTTCGCATACTGCTGGCGATGCGGGGCGGGCTGCTTCGCGGTGCCCTGCGTTTCGTCCTGTCCGCCGAGCCCGACATCGACGTGATCGCCGAGTGCGACGCGGTCGACAGCACGATCGACCGGGTCCGCGACGACGACCCGGACGTCACCGTGCTGGATCTGGACCTGCTCAGCGGCGGGAACGCCCCGGTCGATGCGGCCGGTGCCGCCCGGGAGGCCTACGCCGAGCTCCCCGAGGCCAAGGTGCTGGTGCTGGTCGACCCGCGCCGCCCCGGCTTCGGCAGACGCATCGCCGACACCCCGCCGTCGATCGGCTTCCTGGCCCAGAGCGCCCCGCCGGAACGGGTGGTCGACGCGATCCGCCTCCTGGTCCGCGGCGAACGGGTGGTCGACGCCGACCTGCTGGTCGCCGCGCTGACCAGCAAGGGCGACCTCAGCACGGCCGAGCTGCGGGTGCTGCAGGTGGCGGCGGGCGGCCTGTCGGTCAAGGAGATCGCGGCCGAGCTCACGCTCTCACCGGGCACCGTCCGCAACCACCTCACCCGCATCATCGCCAAGACCGGCGCCCGCAACCGCATCGAGGCGATCCACATCGCCCAGCGCTCCGGCTGGATCTGA
- a CDS encoding response regulator transcription factor, with translation MISVVVVSDLRLLREALCAVLSVEVDFEVHDVPATAEHLVPLLHRAQPRVTVVDLDGPGGVGLPTARLVVETMPTTAVVVLTASRTPEILRQALAAGITGYATRDLPPAELVDLIRRVAKGERMIDTSTALAALATMDNPLTTREQEVLRLSLLGLSTTDIAQQVHLTAGTVRNYLSDAVRKLGCANRLQAANRARESGWL, from the coding sequence ATGATCTCCGTCGTTGTCGTTTCCGACCTCCGGTTGCTTCGCGAGGCGTTGTGCGCCGTGCTCAGCGTCGAGGTCGACTTCGAGGTGCACGACGTGCCGGCGACCGCCGAGCACCTGGTGCCGCTGCTGCACCGGGCGCAGCCCCGGGTCACCGTCGTGGACCTGGACGGACCGGGCGGCGTCGGCCTGCCCACCGCCCGCCTGGTGGTGGAGACGATGCCCACGACCGCCGTGGTCGTGCTGACCGCGAGCCGCACCCCGGAGATCCTGCGCCAGGCCCTGGCCGCGGGGATCACCGGCTACGCCACCCGGGACCTGCCCCCGGCCGAGCTCGTCGACCTGATCCGCCGGGTCGCCAAGGGCGAGCGGATGATCGACACCAGCACCGCGCTGGCCGCGCTGGCGACCATGGACAACCCGCTGACCACCCGGGAGCAGGAGGTGCTGCGGCTGTCGCTGCTGGGCCTGTCCACAACCGACATCGCTCAGCAGGTACATCTCACCGCGGGCACCGTACGGAACTATCTGTCGGACGCCGTCCGCAAGCTGGGCTGCGCCAATCGTCTCCAGGCCGCCAACCGGGCCCGCGAGTCCGGCTGGCTGTGA